Part of the Methylophaga nitratireducenticrescens genome is shown below.
GGCAAAGGATTGTAATACTGGCGACCACTCTGGATAGTACAAATTTGATCCAGTAACTGCTGATAATCGGCTTCACTTTTCACTAAATCAATTTGCTCAGCATTAACGATTAATAGTGGAGAAGCATCGTAATAATGGAAAAAGTCAGCATAGGAATCGGCCAATCGTTTCAGATAAGCATCCTCAACATGCTGTTCATAACTGATACCACGCTGCGAAATCCGGTTTTTCAGGATCGGCAGTGAGGCTTGCAGATAAATCACCAGATCCGGCGTCCGATGGTGCATGGTCAAATTATCGTAAACCATGTTGTATAAGGCCAGTTCATCATCATCGAGAGATATCTGGGCAAA
Proteins encoded:
- a CDS encoding deoxynucleoside kinase; protein product: MKTLPHRYIVVEGPIGVGKTHLVKRLADSFSGNTLLEAPEQNPFLERYYLHPKQSALPTQLSFLMQRVKLAKTLQQDDLFTSLHVADFMLEKDRLFAQISLDDDELALYNMVYDNLTMHHRTPDLVIYLQASLPILKNRISQRGISYEQHVEDAYLKRLADSYADFFHYYDASPLLIVNAEQIDLVKSEADYQQLLDQICTIQSGRQYYNPLPVKEKSS